One region of Chryseobacterium sp. SORGH_AS_0447 genomic DNA includes:
- a CDS encoding TIGR02117 family protein: MKRMLLIILKTLGILIGIVIVYIAAGYFLPFIEVSAKDDGQKKEIPIYIYTNGVHTDIVMPVKNDLHDWSAKIPFSNTKSKATDYQYVGIGWGDKGFYLDTPTWADLKFSTAFKAAFWLSESAMHCTYYKTMKEGEDCKMIMISKNQYKDLVKFVDEKFDKDAGGNYVLVPTNAVYGNTDAFYDAKGKYSFLDTCNTWANNALKAAGQKAAWWTPSDYGIFLHYK; encoded by the coding sequence GTGAAAAGAATGTTACTGATTATTCTCAAAACATTAGGAATACTTATCGGAATTGTTATTGTCTATATTGCTGCCGGATATTTCCTGCCTTTTATCGAAGTTTCTGCCAAAGATGACGGCCAGAAAAAAGAAATCCCGATTTACATCTATACCAACGGTGTTCATACCGATATTGTAATGCCTGTGAAAAACGATCTGCACGACTGGAGCGCAAAGATCCCGTTCAGCAATACCAAATCAAAAGCAACCGATTATCAGTATGTCGGGATCGGCTGGGGTGACAAAGGGTTTTACCTGGATACGCCGACCTGGGCTGACCTGAAGTTCTCAACTGCCTTTAAAGCAGCCTTCTGGCTGAGTGAATCGGCGATGCACTGTACCTATTACAAAACAATGAAGGAAGGGGAGGATTGCAAAATGATCATGATCAGCAAAAACCAATATAAAGACCTGGTAAAGTTTGTCGATGAAAAGTTTGACAAAGATGCCGGCGGGAACTATGTGCTGGTTCCTACCAATGCCGTGTACGGAAACACGGATGCTTTTTATGATGCCAAAGGAAAATACAGCTTTCTGGATACCTGCAACACCTGGGCAAACAATGCCTTAAAAGCCGCCGGACAGAAAGCAGCATGGTGGACGCCTTCGGATTATGGGATTTTCTTGCATTATAAATAA
- a CDS encoding murein L,D-transpeptidase catalytic domain-containing protein produces MKILSFILTVFFVLSCTPESRKRDSGNLFSSPVNDEKKPVPDSVKTRNKAEEALQFAKKKNLNTDLCILIDMSLHSGVKRLFAWDFKKNKVTARYLVGHGCGRNPWSRDASRDQPEFSNEDGSHLSSLGKYKLQERGYSDWGVHVKYLMHGLEETNSNALKRVIVFHSWNLMSDEEVFPNGSPEGWGCPTVSNNAMRQIDPMLQKSRKPVLMWIYN; encoded by the coding sequence GTGAAAATTTTAAGCTTCATTCTTACGGTTTTCTTTGTATTATCCTGCACGCCGGAATCCCGCAAAAGAGATTCCGGAAATTTGTTTAGCTCACCAGTAAATGATGAAAAAAAGCCTGTACCGGATTCTGTAAAAACCAGGAATAAAGCGGAAGAAGCACTGCAGTTCGCCAAAAAGAAAAATCTTAATACGGATTTATGTATTCTGATCGACATGAGCCTGCATTCGGGCGTGAAAAGGTTATTCGCATGGGATTTTAAGAAAAATAAGGTTACCGCGAGATACCTGGTAGGTCATGGCTGTGGCCGGAACCCGTGGAGCAGGGATGCTTCCAGAGACCAACCAGAATTTAGTAATGAAGACGGCAGCCATTTGTCTTCATTGGGAAAATACAAGCTTCAGGAACGCGGTTACAGCGATTGGGGAGTCCATGTAAAATACCTTATGCATGGCCTGGAAGAAACCAACAGCAATGCGTTGAAAAGGGTGATCGTTTTTCATTCCTGGAATCTAATGAGTGATGAGGAGGTCTTTCCGAATGGTTCGCCGGAAGGATGGGGCTGTCCTACCGTTTCCAACAACGCGATGAGGCAAATCGACCCCATGCTTCAGAAGTCCAGAAAGCCTGTGCTGATGTGGATTTATAATTAA
- a CDS encoding SRPBCC family protein: protein MKHRLHREQQLNCDIETAWKFFSSANNLSKITPKEMNFIVLTTFENDEIYEGMIIDYFVSPLFGIKMKWQTEIIHVDDRKSFTDFQKKGPYKLWHHFHEFIENENGVLMKDTVDYELPLGFLGEIAHSIMVKKKVEDIFDYRYQILEKMFNQK from the coding sequence ATGAAACACCGACTCCACCGCGAACAGCAGCTCAATTGTGATATCGAAACTGCCTGGAAATTCTTCTCTTCGGCCAATAATCTTTCAAAAATAACTCCGAAAGAAATGAATTTTATCGTCTTAACGACCTTTGAAAACGATGAAATTTATGAGGGAATGATCATCGATTATTTTGTCTCACCTTTATTTGGGATTAAAATGAAATGGCAGACTGAAATCATTCACGTCGACGACCGGAAGAGTTTTACGGATTTCCAGAAGAAAGGGCCTTACAAGCTGTGGCACCATTTTCACGAATTTATCGAGAATGAGAACGGTGTACTGATGAAAGATACGGTGGATTACGAACTGCCGTTGGGTTTTCTGGGAGAAATTGCCCACAGCATTATGGTGAAGAAAAAAGTGGAAGATATTTTTGATTACCGCTACCAGATTCTGGAAAAAATGTTTAATCAAAAATAA